In the genome of Ferrovibrio terrae, the window GACCTGGCCGATCGTGCCCCTGGCGATGGCATCGCGCGAGAAGAACCACATGGTCCGCTCGCCCTCGTCGCGGTCGACCGCGCAATTCTCCACCTTGATCAGGTCGCTGCCGGCATAGAGCGCCTGCAGCTTCTCGAAATGCATCGGCACCGGCTCGACGATCACGCCGGTCAGATGGCCCTTCAGGATATGCTGGCGCAGCGGGTCGTAACTGACCCCGTCATAGCCGCCGATCTGCAGGAAGCTGAGTTGCCCATGGGCGCGGAGATAGCCCTCAACCGCCTGGTCGAATGTGAGGGCATGCTGGGTAGCGGCGGGCATAGGCCTTTGACCTGACTGAAGAGCCTCTTCCGGGCCCGGTTGGACTGGACGGCAATCTGCCTGCAGGGAATGAATGATCCCTAAAGCGGGGCCTGCCCCTTGCGAAACGGGACATGGCTCCCATCTGTTGATGAAGCCGCCCACGCGGCGATAAGGTACTGATAAAACAGAATAATCAGGAATTAGTGAGACATAAGCACCGAATAAGCCGGACTAAGCCCGTAGCAGGACCGTAGTGACACCCGCCCCAGACCGGGCAGAGCCGGAAGACGAGGACAGGCTGCCGGGGTTTCCCGGCCGGTATGTTACACGTGAAACATACTGCGAACACCGAAGCTGGGCTGTGGATGCCTCCCCCTCTCCGACGCCCAGCGGGATCAAGGGGTTGGCCCCGGGGTTGCCCGGGCTTTGCCGATGGTGTACGGCAGGCGGTCTGATCGCGAAACCTCTGGGACTCGCATGGCGAAAGCACGGAAATCGGCAGCAAACGGCAAGGGCAAAAGCGCGGCCAAGGCGGCAGGCGGCAAACCGGTGATCTACGTGCTGAACGGCCCGAACCTCAACATGCTCGGCCTGCGCCAGCCTGAGATCTACGGCCGTGCCACGCTGGCCGATGTCGAGAAGCTCTGCGCCAGGGCCGGCGACCGCCTCGGCCTGACCGTCGACTTCCGCCAGAGCAACCTCGAGGGCGAGCTGGTCACCTGGATCCAGCAGGCGCGGACAAAAGCCGCCGGCATCGTATTGAATGCAGGTGCCTATACCCATACCTCGGTCGCCCTGCTCGATGCGCTCAACGCGGCCGAAAAGCCCTGCGTCGAGGTGCATCTGTCGAATATCCACCGGCGTGAAAGCTTCCGCCATCATTCCTATATCTCGCTGGCAGCGGTGGGGATGATCTGCGGCTTCGGGCCGAAGGGTTACGTGCTGGCGCTCGAAGCGCTCGCCGATATCGTCTGAACCGTTTCCGTTTCAAAAGACCACAGGAGTAGCGCATGGCCGCGCCCAAGGACAAAAAGGCAGACAGCCGCATCGACCAGCAGATGATCCGTGAACTCGCCGACCTGCTGAACGAGACCGGCCTGACCGAGATCGAGTGGAGCGAAGGTCCGCTCAAGGTGCGCGTCACCAAGGGCGGCACGCCGATCTATGCCGCAGCGCCGATGGCCGCCGCCGCCGCTGCCGCTGCCGTGGCTGCCACCGGTGGCGCACCGGCCGCCAGCGATGACGCCAGCCATCCGGGCGCGCTCAAGTCGCCGATGGTGGGCACCGTCTACACCGCAGCCGAGCCGGGCGCCGCGCCCTTCGTGAAGGTGGGCGACAGCGTGACCGCCGGCCAGACCGTGCTGATCGTCGAGGCGATGAAGACGATGAACCCGATCACGGCGCCGAAGGGCGGTCGCATCGCGCGCATCCTGATCGAAAACCAGCAGCCGGTCGAATTCGGCCAGCCGCTCCTGATCATCGAGTAACAGAACCAGCGGGTCCCGCAATGTTCGACAAGGTTCTGATCGCCAATCGCGGCGAGATCGCGCTCCGCATCCACCGCGCCTGCCGCGAGATGGGTATCCGCACGGTGGCGGTGCATTCCACCGCCGATGCCGATGCCATGCATGTGCGCATCGCGGATGAGTCCGTCTGCATCGGCCCGCCGCCGTCGTCGCAGAGCTATCTGAACATCCCGGCCATCATCTCGGCCGCCGAGATCACCGGCGCCAATGCGATCCATCCGGGTTACGGCTTCCTGTCCGAGAATGCCAAATTCGCCGAGATCGTCGAGGCGCATGGCATCACCTTCATCGGCCCGACGTCCGAGCACATCAAGCTGATGGGCGACAAGATCACCGCCAAGGATGCCGCGCGCGCACTCGGCATCCCGGTCGTGCCCGGCTCGAAGGGCGCGGTGGAAACCGAGGAACAGGGGCTGAAACTCGCCTCTGACATGGGCTATCCCGTGCTGATCAAGGCCACCGCCGGTGGCGGCGGTCGCGGCATGAAAGTCGTGCGCTCGCCGGCCGAATTCGGCCCGGCGCTGATGGCTGCCCGCACCGAGGCGCGCAATGCGTTCGGCAACGACCAGGTCTATGTCGAGAAGTATCTCGCCCGCCCGCGCCATATCGAGATCCAGATCTTCGGCGACGGCCAGGGCAATGCCGTGCATCTGGGCGAACGCGACTGCTCACTGCAGCGCCGCCACCAGAAGGTTCTGGAAGAGGCCCGCTCGCCGGCACTGAACGACGACCAGCGCAAGGTCATCGGCGACATTGCCGCCAAGGCGATCGCCAAGCTGAACTACCGCGGCGCCGGCACCATCGAATTCCTGTTCGAGAATGGCGAGTTCTATTTCATCGAAATGAACACCCGCCTGCAGGTGGAGCATCCGGTGACCGAAGCTATCACCGGCCTCGATCTGGTGCGCGAGCAGCTGCGTATCGCCGACGGCGCGCCGCTGGGCTACACCCAGAAGGACATCAAGTTCTCCGGCCATGCCATCGAATGCCGCATCAATGCCGAGAACCCGCGCACCTTCGCGCCCTCACCCGGCCGCGTCACCGATTACCATGCGCCTGGCGGCCTGGGCGTGCGCGTCGATAGCGCGCTCTACACCGGCTACCAGATTCCGCCGCATTATGACTCGCTGATCGGCAAGCTGATCGTGCACGGCACCACGCGCAACGAATGCCTGATGCGCCTGCGCCGCTCGCTGGAGGAATATGTGATCGGCGGTCTGGAGACCACGATCCCGCTGCATCTGGCGCTGATCAACGAGCCCGACTTCGTCAACGGCGCTTACGACATCCACTGGCTCGAAGAATTCATCGCGCGCCAGAATTGATTGGCGAACTTTGGGCAGCGCGCTAGCTTCTGAAAGATGAGCGCGCGCCCCGAACCGCTGACACCGGAACTGCTGCTGCAGGCCTATGCCCGCGGCTATTTCCCGATGGCCGACAGCGCCGACGATCCGGGCTATTTCTGGGTCTATCCGACCAGACGCGGCATCCTGCCGCTCGACGGCTTTCATGTGCCGCAGAAACTGGCGCGCAAGGTGCGGTCCGGCGTCTTCACCGTGCGCATCGACAGCGACTTCGCCGGCGTGATGGCCGCCTGCGCCGAACCGACGCCGCACCCGCACCGCAACAGCACCTGGATCAACGCCACGATCCGCGATGCCTATACCGAACTGCACAAGCTCGGCTTCGCGCATAGCGTGGAATGTTTCGATGCCAGCGGCACGATGGTCGGTGGACTCTATGGCGTGAAGCTGGGTGCGGCCTTCTTTGGCGAAAGCATGTTCAGCCGTGCCACCGATGCCTCGAAAGTGGCGCTGGTGCATCTGGTCGGGCGGCTGGTGGCGGGCGGCTTCACCCTGCTGGATACGCAGTTCGTCACCGATCACCTGAAGCAGTTCGGCGCGGTGGAAGTGAAACGCGATGCGTATCTGGAACTGCTGTTCGACGCGCTGCCGCGTCAGGCGGATTTCTACGGCCTGGCGCCCGATGCGCCGCCAGCGCTGGTCCTGCAGTCGATCAGCCAGACGTCGTAGACCGGATGCTCCAGCGGGTTGAGGCCTGGACTGGAGGCGAACATCCAGCCCTGAAACAGCGCGTTGGGCTGCTGGTCGGGCCGCTGCTCGACCACGTCGAGGAAGGCAGCGCTCTCCGGCGGATATTCCGGCGGCCGCTTGCGGCAGGATTTCACCGTCACCTTGAGCGTGCCGAAACCGATGGTCTGGTCGACCGGCGCCTCGAAGGTGTAGATGCGGGCGGTGATCTTATCCAGGCCCTGCAGCACGGCGATCGGCATCGGCGTGGACGGATACTGCTGCGAGAGCTGCGGCTCCTGCGCCTGCGCAGCAGAAGCGCCGAGCAACAGCAACACGCACCAGGATGCAAAACGCAGCACTGATCAGTTGGCCTTGGGCAGCGGGCTCAGCTCGGTCTCGCCGGCCGGCTTATCCTTGCCGTTGCTGCCGGCACCGGTGGCGCTGAAGATCGCCTGACCGATCAGGTCCATCAGGTTGACCGACCCTTGCGTGAACTTCACTTCGGCGCCCGGCTTCAGCATGGCTTCGCTGCCGCCCGGCTCGACCGAGATGAAGTTGCCGCCGAGCAGGCCTTCGGACGCGATCTTCACGGCAGAGTCGTCCGGCAGCTGGTAGCGGCTGTCGACGCTGAAGGTGACGATGGCGTCATAGGTCTTGGGATCGAGTGCCTGCTTGGTGATGGTGCCGATCTTGATGCCGCTCAGGCGCACGTCGCCGCCATTGACCAGACCATCGGCGCGGTTGAAGCGCGCCTGCAGTTCATAACCGCCAACACGGCTGCTGCCGACGCCGCCGGTCGTGTAGGCAAAGGCGAGGAAAAAGCCGGCGACCAGCAGCACGACCGCGCCGATCAGAGTCTCGACCAGATTGCCGTTCATGCCAAACTGCCGTTCATAATTGTCTCGCGCCCCGCCGTTATTCCGGCTGCCAGGCCTGGTAGTCGCCGGTCGCAGCGGCGCGCTGGCCGCCCCTGGCGACGCTGCCCTGCGGGCGATACGCGTAAGGCGTGCCACTCAGGTTCGGCAGATGCTCTTTCTCCCACGGCTTGTGCTCGACGCCATGGATCGGAGCTTCATCGGTGGTGTAATGCAGCCAGGCATGCCATTCCGGCGGCACCTTGGAGGCCTCGGGCTGGCCCTTGTAGATCACCCAGCGCTTGGCATGACCGCTCTTGGTGCGGAAATACCGGTTGCCGAACCCGTCCTTGCCGACGAGTTCACCACTCCACCAGGTAAAAAGCTTGGTGCCGAACAGGCTCATGGAAACCGCCACCCTCAGGCCGGGAATCCGGCCGAAAAACCTGCCGGAATATGACATTCCGGCACGCCGGGAGCAAGCCCCGCCCTGCCCGGCCAAGGCCTTGCCGGGGCAGAAGAAATCGCGCCGATCAGGCCGGATTGCCGGGCGCCGCTTCCAGGAGTTTGGCCACGTCCAGCCAGCTGCCGTCGGCAAAGGCCAGCCGCGGGGCCGTATCCTGGAAGTCCCTGAAGGTGATCGAGCCGCCCGCACTGCCGAAGCTGACGCGCACGTCGTTGCCGTCGCGCACGGCGGTCACCTCGTCGCGCGCGATGCCTTCACCCAGCACCACCTGGCCCTTGTGCATCATCCGGGACGGTCCGTCCTGCACAAACTTTATAAACTTGCCGTCCTCGATCAGCGGCTTGAACGAGGTGACCTTCACGCCGCTGAGGTCGCCGGCGATGATGTCGTCGCCATCGCCCTTGTTATACTCGATGCGATAGCCGTAATCGGCCTCCGGCAGCAGGTTGATCGTGTCATTGCCGGTGCCGCCGTTGAACTTGCTCCGGAAGCCGCCGCTCACAGTGAGCACATCGTCGCCGGCACCGCCAAACAGCTGGGCCCGGCCATGCGCGATGATCGTGTCATTGCCGTCGCCGCCATCGGCAAAGCCGCTGGCCCCGAGGCCGCCGGCAACGATTTCAATATGGTCGTCACCGTCCTCACCATAGACATGGCCACGATCCATCACCAGGAAGCGGTCGTCGCCCGTCCCGCCATAAGCCCTGCCCCCGTTCAGCAGGGTGAACTGGTCCTTGCCGTCACCGCCACGGGCGGTTCCGTTGTAGATCAGCGCGAGATCATCGCCCTCGCCCAGATTCACCTCGCCGCCGCCCATATAAAGCACGGCCTTGTCGTTGCCAGCGCCAGCATCAACGGTGCCGTGCCTGTAGTTGTAGATCGTGTCGTTGCCGGCACCGCTGCTGCTGGTCTGGTTGTGATAGACATGCTGCTCGTCGTCGCCATCGGTGCCGTCAACCGGTGCGCCGCTCACGGCGGCGGGGTCGGGCTGCCCCTCCAGCCAGTCGACCTGAGCGTGCAGCATGCGCTGTACGCCGTAGGCGATATCCGAGAGCCGCGCCATCGCGGCATTTACATTGCCGGCGACTTCGGCAGGGTCCTGCGGTGTCGTCGGCGCCGGCTGGGGCGCCTGGTTGTAGATGTCGAGCGAGGGCTTCGCCTCAGTCTGCCCGCTGCTGATCCAGGTGCGGTGCTGCTGCGCCAGGCCGTCCATATTCACGCCGAACTGCTGCAGATGCGCGCGAAAGCGATCGGCAGTCCCCGCACCCATCTGGTTGGCGGTATAGCGGAAATAGTGATCGGCGGCGCTGCGCGGCGGGACGATGTAGGTCATCGGATTGAGCCCATCTGCTGACCGCCCCACGACGAGGCGGAATGGGCAGAGACTTCAGCCGATACCAAAAAACGTCAATGGAAATGTATACTTAAAGGAGCATTAACCAACACGTATCGGCAGAAATGCAACTATACCGCGCCATTCAGCGCTGGTTGATCAGGGCGATTTCCTGAGAGAATTCGCGCTGCAGCTCGGCCTGCGCCAGCTTCTCGAAAGCGGGATACTTGGCGGCGGCCGCCTGCAAAGCCGGATTGTCGCGCGGCAGGTCTTCCGGCCGCAGGATGTCACTGCTCTTCACACCGCCCTTGCTGCCGACGCCGAGCACGGCGCGGGTGACGGCGGTGGTCAGCAGGCGCTGGCCCTCGCCGCTGGCGAAATAGCTATCCAGCGCGTCCAACTCGGGCCTGGTGTAACTGCTGCTGGCCGCATTCACGACAGCGGTGCGGAAGCGCGGACCGGCGCTGGGCCCGCGCTGGCGCAGCTCGGCGGCGCGCTGCTGCTCGGCCGGCGTGTTGGTGGGCAGGAAGTTCAGATAGAGCTGCGTGATCGCCTCGACACGTTTTTCCAGCCCGATCGTGGTCATCAGCCGCTCGGCGGCCGCACGCGTCTGGGCATTGCCGGCCTGGGCCAGACTCGGGCCCGCGGCAAGGCCAAAAGCCAAGGCGGAGACAATCATCACAACGGCAAACAGAAGGCGGCGCATGGGCGAATCCTGTGCAACTCAACGAGTCATACTCATACGCCTAATTATGGCAGAATCCAGTCAAGGGAACGAAATAAGACCGACCCCCAAATTTACTCACATAATCAGCTTTGAGCGACTCAGGGCACATCCCTAGATTTAGCCCTCGTTGCGGTCTGCCGGTGACCAGATATTGGGTTTTTTGCCCGTTTATCCAAGAGCCAACCAGAGCACAACACATTGATTTCATTTGCGGTCCGGTTGGGGGCGAAGAGCCATGCGTATTGAGCGTCATTTCACGGTTGCGGGCCAGGACGCCTATGCCGGACTGGAGTGGAAAACCACCACCAGCGAAATCCGTAATCCTGACGGCAGCGTTGTCTTCCGCCTCGACAATCTGGAAGTGCCCACAGCCTGGAGCCAGGTGGCCGCCGACGTGCTGGCGCAGAAGTATTTCCGTCGCGCCGGCGTGCCCGTCGCGCTGAAGGCCGTGGAAGAATCCGATGTCCCCGATTTCCTGTGGCGCCGCGAAGCCGATACCGAAGTGCTCGCCGTGCTGCCCGAGAAGGATCGCTTCACGCAGGAGACCAGCGGCAAGGAAGTCTTCGACCGTCTCGCCGGCACCTGGACCTACTGGGGTTGGAAGGGCGGCTATTTCGACAGCGCCGAAGATGCCAGCGCCTTCTTCGACGAGATGCGCTACATGCTGGCGGCGCAGATCGCCGCGCCCAACTCGCCGCAGTGGTTCAACACAGGCCTGCATTGGGCCTATGGCATCGACGGTCCGGCGCAGGGCCATCACTACGTTGACTTCAAGACCGGCCAGCTGACCAAGTCGGCTTCGGCCTACGAACATCCGCAGCCGCATGCCTGCTTCATCCAGTCGGTGCAGGACGACCTCGTCAACGAGGGCGGCATCATGGACCTGTGGGTGCGCGAGGCGCGCCTGTTCAAATATGGCTCGGGCACCGGCAGCAACTTCTCGAAGCTGCGCGGCGAAAATGAAAAGCTGTCGGGCGGCGGCAAGTCGTCGGGCCTGATGAGCTTCCTGAAAATCGGCGACCGCGCCGCCGGTGCGATCAAGTCGGGCGGAACGACCCGCCGCGCCGCCAAGATGGTGATCTGCGATATCGATCATCCCGATATCGAGCAGTTCATCGACTGGAAGGTGAAGGAAGAGCAGAAGGTCGCAGCCCTCGTGGCCGGCTCCAAGCTGTCGCAGAAACATCTCGGCGCCATCATGGCCGCCTGCCAGCTCGGCAGCGGAGAGGCGCGCTTCGACGCGAAGAAGAACACGCAGCTGCGCAAGGAGATTCTCGCCGCCCGCAAGGCGATGATCCCGGAGAACTACATCCAGCGCGTGGTGCAGTTCGCCAAGCAGGGCTACACCGAGATCGATTTCGCGGCTTACGACACCGACTGGGATTCGGAAGCCTATCTCACGGTGGCCGGCCAGAATTCCAACAACTCGGTGCGCGTCACCGACGGCTTTCTCGCCGCGGTCGAAACCAATGGCGACTGGAACCTGACCTGGCGCGGCAGCGGCAAGGTGTCGAAGACCTTGCCGGCGCGCCAGCTCTGGGAACAGGTCGGCTATGCTGCCTGGGCCTCGGCCGATCCGGGCATCCAGTTCGACACCAGCATCAACGACTGGCATACCTGCCCGGCCGATGGCCGCATCAATGCGTCGAACCCGTGTTCGGAATACATGTTCCTCGACGACACGGCCTGCAATCTCGCCTCGATGAACCTGATGTGCTTCCGTCAGGCTGACGGCAGGTTCAACACCACCGCCTTCGAACATGCCACGCGCCTGTGGACCGTGGTGCTGGAGATCAGCGTTCTGATGGCGCAGTTCCCCAGCAAGGAGATCGCCGAGCTTTCCTACAAGTTCCGCACGCTCGGCCTGGGCTACGCCAATCTCGGCGCGCTGCTGATGTCCTGCGGTCATTCCTATGACTCGGATGCCGGTCGCGCGATCTGCGGCGCGATCACCGCGCTGATGACCGGCGTGTCTTACGCGACCTCGGCCGAAATGGCCGGCGAGCTTGGTGCCTTCCCCGGCTATGCGCCGAATGCCGAGAACATGCTGCGCGTGATCCGCAACCATCGCCGCGCCGCACAGGGCGATCATTTCGGCTATGAGGGCCTGTCGACGGCGCCGGTGCCGCTGGATCATGCCAGCTGCCCGGATCAGGCGCTGCTGAATGCCGCCGAAACCGCCTGGGACCGCGCGCTGGAGCTGGGCACCGCGCATGGCTTCCGCAATGCGCAGGTCAGCGTGATCGCGCCGACCGGCACCATCGGTCTGGTGATGGATTGCGACACCACCGGCATCGAGCCGGATTTCGCGCTGGTCAAGTTCAAGAAGCTGGCTGGCGGCGGCTATTTCAAGATCATTAACCGCACCGTGCCGCTGGCGCTGAAAACGCTCGGCTACAACGACGGCCAGATCAAACAGATCATCGATTATGCCGTGGGCCATGGCACGCTGAAGGATGCGCCCGGCGTGAACCACGACACGCTGGCGGAAAAGGGCCTGTCGACGGCGGCGATCGCCAAGGTCGAAACCGGCCTGCGCGGCGCCTTCGATATCAAGTTCGTGCTGAACCGCTGGACGCTCGGCACCGATGTCTGCAAGGCGCTCGGCTTCACGGACGCGCAGCTCGACGATCCCGCCTTCGACCTGCTGACCGCGCTCGGTTTCTCGGCTGACGAGATCACCGAAGCCAACCTGTTCTGCTGCGGCGCGATGACGGTGGAAGGCGCACCGCATCTGAAGGACATGCATCTGTCGGTGTTCGACTGCGCCAATCCCTGCGGCAAGGACGGCGTGCGTTTCCTCTCGGCAGAAAGCCATATCCGCATCATGGCCGCCGCCCAGCCCTTCATCACCGGCGCGATCTCCAAGACCATCAACATGCCGAACCTGGCGACCGTTGAGGACTGCAAGACCGCCTACATGCTGTCGTGGAAACTGGGCTGCAAGGCCATCGCGCTGTATCGCGACGGCTCGAAACTCTCGCAGCCGCTGCAGACCCAGGCGCTGGAAGACGACACGATGGAAGAGAGCGTGGCCGAGCAGGTCGCCGAGGCGCCGGCGGCTGCGCGCGCGCAGATCATGGCCGAGCGTATCGTCGAGAAGCTGATCGCGGCCGGCCGACAGAAGCTGCCGCAGCGCCGCAAGGGCTATACCCAGAAGGCCATCGTCGGCGGGCACAAGGTCTACCTGCGCACCGGCGAATATGACGAGGGCAAGCTGGGCGAGATCTTCATCGACATGCACAAGGAAGGCGCCGCCTTCCGCAGCCTGATGAACAATTTCGCCATCGCGATTTCCATCGGGCTGCAGTATGGCGTGCCGCTGGAAGAATTCGTCGAGGCCTTCACCTTCACGCGCTTCGAACCGTCGGGCATGGTGGAAGGCAACGACGTCATCAAGATGTCGACCTCGATCCTCGACTATGTGTTCCGCGAACTGGCAGTGAGCTACCTCGGCCGCACTGATCTGGCACATGTGCAGCCCGACGACCTGCGCCATGACGCGCTGGGTGCGAAGGAAGCACCGGCCAAGGTCAAGGTCGAGGAAGAGATCATCAAGGTCGCCTCCAACGGCTATATCCGCTCGAATCTCTATGTGCTGAAAGGCGGTCAGAACCGCGCGCCGGAATATCAGGCGACAGGTACAGACGGTCCGGTGATGCATGTCAGCACCGACACGCATACCCATGTCGAGATGGACATTCCCGTGACGGCGCTCGGCGGCGGCCCCAGCAAGATGGAGCGCGTCGCACAGGAACGCTCCTTGGCTCGGATGAAGGGCTACGAGGGCGACAGCTGCCCCGAATGCGGCAACTTCACGCTGGTGCGCAACGGCACCTGCCTGAAATGCGACAGCTGCGGCGGCACGACGGGCTGCTCATAAGAATCTGAAGCTCCTCCTCCAGGGAGCGGCCCTGGCCTCCGAAAGGTGGCCGGGGCCTTTTTTTGAGCCCGCAAAAAGGAAAGACGGGGATGGCCGGGTCAGGCCCGGCCATGACATTGGGGGAATTGTATCCATTGTCCTCATTCAGCTTCGCACCGATCTGCGCCACTGTGCCTGCCGGAAACGCGAGGGCGCATGGATAGCAAGACCGCAGGCTGGGGCAATGGCCTGCTCGGCGTGATCATCTTCAGCGGATCGCTGCCGGCGACGCGCATCGCCGTCGCTGACTTTTCGCCGCTGTTTCTCACTTCGGCCCGCGCCGCGATCGCGGCATTGCTCGGCGCGATCTTTCTGCTGGCCTTGCGTGCGACCAGGCCGCAGCGCAGCGACCTTCTGTCGCTCGTCATCGTGTCGCTCGGCGTCGTGCTCGGCTTTCCGCTGCTGACCGCACTGGCGCTGCAGCACATCACGGCGGCGCATTCCATCGTCTTCATCGGCCTGCTGCCGCTCGCGACCGCGTTCTTCGGCGTGCTGCGCGGCGGCGAACGGCCGAAGCCGGCCTTCTGGCTGTTCTCCGCCGTGGGGGCTGCCACCGTCTCGGCCTTCGCACTCTCCCGAAGCGACGGAGGATCGGTCACGGGCGACCTGCTGATGATCGCCGCCGTGCTGGCCTGCGGGCTGGGCTATGCCGAAGGCGCCACGCTGTCGCGCCGTCTCGGCGGCTGGCAGGTGATCTCCTGGGCGCTGCTGCTGTCGCTGCCGCCGATGGCGGCGCTCACGCTGGTGACCTGGCCCGACAGCCTCCATGGCATCGGCACACCGGCCTGGCTCGGGCTCGGCTATGTCTCGGTCTTCAGCATGCTGGTCGGCTTCATCTTCTGGTATCGCGGCCTGGCGCTGGGCGGCATCGCCGGCGTCGGGCAACTGCAGCTGCTGCAGCCCTTCATGGGCCTGGTGCTGGCAGCCCTGCTGCTGGGCGAGCCGGTCGCCTGGACCATGATCGCCTCCACCGCCGTGGTGGTGCTCTGCGTCGCCGGGGCGAAGCGTTTCTCGTGAGTGTCCCGGCAAATCCTGCCGGGGCGGCAGAAATGACCGTCCGAAACCCATAAATCTTTCAGTTAATTCAATACCTTAAATCTGGCTCCGGCTGGCCTGCCGCTTGCAGGTCCGTGTCCTGACAAAAGGACATGCGTCATGACCACGATCAACACCGCCTACAGCAGCACGATCTAT includes:
- a CDS encoding DMT family transporter, which gives rise to MDSKTAGWGNGLLGVIIFSGSLPATRIAVADFSPLFLTSARAAIAALLGAIFLLALRATRPQRSDLLSLVIVSLGVVLGFPLLTALALQHITAAHSIVFIGLLPLATAFFGVLRGGERPKPAFWLFSAVGAATVSAFALSRSDGGSVTGDLLMIAAVLACGLGYAEGATLSRRLGGWQVISWALLLSLPPMAALTLVTWPDSLHGIGTPAWLGLGYVSVFSMLVGFIFWYRGLALGGIAGVGQLQLLQPFMGLVLAALLLGEPVAWTMIASTAVVVLCVAGAKRFS